The window taattgagaaaaaaattcGAAGTTAAATGATTTTATCGAGACAACTTGAAGTTGGGTGACCATTTTAACATAACCATGAAAGTTACTAACGATGCATTAATCCGGTTTTGAATGTATAAACTAATGTATGGTTTGAATATGGTAAATGTTTTCTGTGTAGTTCTTATAATATGTTCCTTGGTCTTTTCTTAATTCTTTTTTCAGATGAAACAATGGAAAATTCATATGGTTTCACTCCTTTTGGAATGCAgattctttctctcttttattGCAATTGGCTTACTTAAAAGGAGTGTTCGGTGGAAATTTTATGTGCTAAAGAAGAATAGAAACAGATGGATAATTTGTTgtaattctttatttatttattttatttatttatttccttcaaAGAAGGATAAGAATTGGCTCTTATTCATTTTGTAAGTTAGATAGACAATGGCTGTTGTAATTTACATCTCCATGATTTGTTAGTCTTACTCAGGTGTCTTTATTTTTCTGTAATGCATAGTTGAGATTGTATTGGttaattttgtttcaaaaaTCCAAGGCATATTTTGCATAATAAAAGAGGAAAGTACACTACCAACTATTAAACATCTAGCTTATGAATGGAATAGTTAAATAAGTTAgtcatttattttagaaatctgCTAATATAAATAAGTTTCTCCCAGATATGTAATTCCAGTCATTTTGCATTTCATTTGAGATAAATGATGGGCATATTGTATTCTGTGTTCATACCTCAAATGATCTAGCAAAATCACTTATTAAACATCTATAATTACTTAGTAGACTATTATTTATGTGAACTAATAATCTTTTTAGTATTGTAAGGGGTATGCAAATTTACATGCACtaacatttatatatattttgtcagagattaatataagatctatttAACAATAAGTTTGAACTTAAATTGGTTCCACAGATATATTTTACTAACAAGTTATCATGAGTAATATTACAATTTGCTTTTGTCATGAGTCGAATATTTATAATCTGAAGGTTTTTAGTTGTGTATTATAtattgtcagagattaatataagatatattgtgAATTATATTACTATTACTCCACCACGTAGGTACCACGTAGGTCCTTAAAgaagattttttttaaagtgcAATTCTAACGCAACGACTTCTCCTTCTGGTCTGATGGGTTTTGGCATGGTGCTTCGGGATTCTCAAaggaattttatattttactaACAAGTTATCATGAGTAATATTACAATTTGCTTTTGTCATGAGTCGAATATTTATAATCTGAAGGTTTTTAGTTGTGTATTATAtattgtcagagattaatataagatatattgtgAATTATATTACTATTACTCCACCACGTAGGTACCACGTAGGTCCTTAAAgaagattttttttaaagtgcAATTCTAACGCAACGACTTCTCCTGGCTCATGATGGACTTGCTTGTTAAGGCTTTGAGCTGCAAGGAAGCCTTTAGTTGGCTTAAACTGCTAGATTATAATCAAGTCTTCATCGAGAGTGATTCTCAAATTCTGGTTCAAAATACTTACAAAATCTGATGTTGTATATTTCCTCTTAAGTTGGATTGGTCGTAGATGACTGTCGTATCATTGGTACCTCTTTTACTTGTATTCAATTTGCTTATGTTAGAAGAAATTAATTCTAATCAATTAGCCCATTCACATCCTAGTTTCGGTCTTTGTAATATGGTTGTGTTTCTTCTTATTTGAACTCTCCACCCAAGTTTCTCATGAATATAAATCTAGCTGATTCTACTCAAGAAAGCTTTTTTTTCAGTAAAAAAAGTCCACAAAGGAGATAAAGAATCTATGTTGGATATGCATTTTCTTTAATAATTGAATATTTTGAGTTGTGAGACATATTTACTGCACCATCCGTAGATTGTCATTTTAATGGGTGAGATATTAATATAAAACAGTTCAATTGGTTCATACATGATCGTCCTGATATTTTATTAGTCCTAAGAAAATATGGGATAAGggcctttaataaaaaaaaaaagacaagttAAAAAAACGATCCGGTACCTTCGATATATTTTGGATTAAAAATAACCCTGTGGTTGGTATTGTTAGCAATTTCAGTCAGTTTTGGGttgattttgtcaaatttgaTGGTTAACGACATTAAAAgaaaattttttaagaattacattctatagtaaatatgaaactaaacaactttaattcttaaatattttcattttgacattttttttgaACAATCATTTTGACATTGTTAatggccaaatttggcaaaatcAACcaaaaaatgaccaaaattgcTAACGGTGCCAAACCACGGAGTTATTTTTGCTCCAAAAAATACCACAAGTACCAAATAGTCAAAACATCAAACCACGTGGATTTTATATATCCCTACAAAAAATTGAACATAAAAATTTGAAATATATTCCAATAAATGATAAACAAAAAATGTCACGTtcgggtctaaatttctaaaatttataccttgataataatatatattataattattggatgTGTGAAGTTAAATCGgtgttatagaaaaagtttggagttaatttgatggttttatgtgtaaattaaaagtttagagtaatttttaaagattatataaagatggaggaccaaactggATCTTTGCCAAATTTGAATATGTATACGGCGAAAGGTTGCAGATGATGTACATTAtcttatcttatcttttcttttttccttttcttcttctgtCATCAGCTTTTATCGTtcttgaaccgtttctccaccgtttttttgatttacgaagattcgaccgtccgaatcacttgaaattggaaccatagcatccttatatatagatctaagtcctaaccgaagagtttttgagtttcggcagtgtttggagggaaacgtcttagacagaatttagagaatAATCGATCGggtcaattagtagccaaggtaagtaactatcaactatattttgagttttatgtatataaatatatatataatcaaagaattttcagaaagtgatattttaaggttatgcagaaattttgtaatattgagatttttcacgattttgcttttttattatgaaagtatggttcaaatgaagccattgactatgcttctatgtgaatttcagattttacttaattatgttgatttaagacttaatttggttgatttacatatatacatatatgtttttggtttcaatatatatctatattgaataaaatgaatttgatgatttcttacgaattgtttttggattgagaaatctgttgcggttattgttgttattattttggattgaagtccaaatatgatttttatgttgttattattttggattgaaattcatatatgatttttatgagttgtgatatttcgaaagattaaatagttttgtccatctaggattgcccggggtaggagttgtatttgtaagaccatatctaatggcgatatggccagagtgcacggctggtagtcctaactgttaggcaaggaacgagatataaatgagatatctcgatattgttatgattgatgttatgatctacacgggtggaattcgaggatggatacaatattatatattttatatgtttttggtttactactttgactatattatgaacttaagttttgagtatattttataaggtttgatgattatattataaacttaagttttgagtatattttataaggttttgattaaatccctatataaacgtatatatgtagctatgttaagtaaagatggtttttatagttgataatttcttactgagatttttgtctcacgtttttaaatgttttaatgtttttaggtgagaaaatacaagatatagagaaggttaccaaccgattaggcgaggtttggaagttggctgcttatttttagaattatggttagaactttggtatttcgaTTGTAAGATAATGATATTTGTACTAATTGGAGACTTCtgagtattgattatgatctttctatttcacgctcgatgccgattgaggtcgtctagggtcgggtgtgacagtttggtatcagagctctaggttaaattcttcggacctaaagttgatagtaattgaggaatatcgatatttggtgatagctaagaactAATCGATAGTActtgaggaatatggatatttggtgatagctaagaaataatcgatagtaattgaggataATGGATATTTGGTGTAAGCTAATAAATGCTttggaatttttcgaggatttagtaactagctaatgaggtgtaaaaatgagatttgatggttagcaatatctaggtgtatgaaaaatagtaaattatttgatatttggtgatatgggttatgagtaagtcataactttgagctagagatatagagaattgtctatataagtgctgctggaaaatcagattcatacctgaatcttgtgatgcatttttcgaccagatagaggccgaatctgtcatggagtcctaaatgaaagttctttagtattatcttacgtttccaagagtttttgaatcgccttaatcggactccgtatgaaaaagttatgctaaAAACGGCATATAttggtcattttagcgttaaaccagaatttggtttttgctttaatttttctCCTTATCTGAGAGACATTGCTAATGGTTTAGTGTTTAcaggtcaaataagaaaattaaatgatattatagatttattgacttttatgagtataaagatattatttggagtttggagaagATAAAAAACATTGATTgtcgtaatttaggtactctatcttccttagttatatggtttggagaaaagattgaagtttTGAGGATTATAGtatcaaataaagaaattgaatgacattatcaaatttttaggcttttattgtgtttgaggatattgcttggagatttcaaaaactttcacattacgatttaagtaaatcgtatttgttatcctagtttgatgagaaacttaaatttatttggagttattaatgggatataggatgatgggtataagaatgatctatattgatttttcttatgtaaggatttgattatagCGGTTTTACGAAAATAAAGAAGTTAAGGTGATATTCATAGAGGAAATATGTTATCGATATAAGGTTTGTATTTGATTAATGATGATGACTTGAAGTTCATATTCATCATGATTGGactgaaaaattatagatttaagtattatgatgatgaaatatgaTTATAGGTGTATGATGTTTATTGATTCGAATAATTTGGAagatctaaaaaaataaaataatctcATACATATTAGAGgttcaaaattgattttttttgaagTATGTAGCatttggagataggtgaaatatatttgatatatatgtaattgatggaatcaattgtgatttcaatttattaaagggagatttggtgtatgttaggaagatatgaatgatatttgaagttttattgtggattatggCGATGGAATTAACTATattgaagtttagagttactaagagtatATTTAAATGATTGTTACAAAGATGTAGATATTGgtaaatgatgaagttaatggaaggaaacattagaatttgtggtcttatgatgattatgaggaatcttgataatttgaaataattttgtgatcttggagattatttgaggaagaaaatttagattagagcacgtgaatttcgaggacgaaatttcttaaggtggggaaaattgtcacgtccgggtctaaatttctaaaatttataccttgatagtaatatatatattataattattggatgTGTGAAGTTAAAtcggtgttataggaaaagtttggaattaatttgatggttttatgtgtaaattaaaagtttagagtaatttttaaagattatataaagatagagGACCAAACTGGATCTTTGCCAAATTTGGATATGTATATGGCGAAAGGTTGCAAATGATGTATtcattatcttttcttttcttttttccttttcttcttctgtCATCAGCTTTTTATCGTTtttgaaccgtttctccaccgtttctttgatttacgaagATTCGACAgtccgaatcacttgaaattggaaccatagcatccttatatatagatctaagtcttaaccgaagagtttttgagtttcggcagtgtttggagggaaacgtcttagacagaatttagagaatAATCGATCGggtcaattagtagccaaggtaagtaactatcaactatattttgagttttatgtatataaatatatatataatcaaagaattttcagaaagtgatattttaaggttatgcagaaattttgtaaaattgagatttttcacgattttgctttttattatgAAAGTATGGTTCAAAGGAAGccattgactatgcttctatgtgaatttcagattttacttaattatgttgatttaaggcttaatttggttgatttacatatatacatatatgtttttggtttcaatatatatctgtattgaataaaatgaatttgatgatttcttacgaattgtttttggattgaaaaatctgttgcggttattgttgttattattttggattgaagtccaaatatgatttttatgttgttattattttggattgaaatccatatatgatttttatgagttgtgatatttcgaaagattaaatggttttgtccatctaggattacccggggtaggagttgtatttgtaaaaccatatctaatgacgatatggccagagtgcacatctggtagtcctaactgttaggcaaggaacgagatataaatgagatatctcgatattgttatgattgatgttatgatctacacgggtggaattcgaggatggatacaatattatatattttatatgtttttggtttactactttgactatattatgaacttaagttttgagtatattttataaggtttgatgattatattataaacttaagttttgagtatattttataaggttttgatcaaatccctttataaacgtatatatgtagctatgttaagtaaagatggtttttatagttgataatttcttactgagatttttgtctcacgtttttaaatgttttaatgtttttaggtgagaaaatacaagatatagagaaggttaccaaccgattaggcgaggtttggaagttggttgcttattgttagaataatggttagaactttggtatttcgaTTGTAAGATAATGATATTTGTATTAATTGGAGACTTCtgagtattgattatgatctttctatttcacgctcgatgccgattgaggtcgtttagggtcgggtgtgacaaaaaATTATTTCATTGTACAATATGTATTATTACGTTCatcaaatacatttgtttaccaaaaattaaaagatgtttcacaatttctttaaattaactCTCaacttatattaaaaaaaatcaattggaaCTTTTAAGAGGACGTTTGTTTTCCTACTTTTCACCTCATGTTTGCTTTTTCAGTTTAAAAagcagagttttaggtgtttggttagacacctcctgtttgccttttatagcTGAAAAGTAGTTGTTTACAAAAGCAgaaaatctctgctttttggaaaagcagtctTTTCCAAAAGCAAACaggaacaacaaacagcaaatagCCAAACGGATCCTAAgtctaaaatattaattatttgggccATTTAAAATCTAAATGGTATTTCTAATAGATTTTTTTGTCTACGTCATATATATTTATGACCTCATAAATTTTTTTGGCCTCTTCCAGCATTGGACCCTAGGCTGGCGCAGTCCCGGCCTAGGTCTGGGATCGACACTGGTTCCATAACATGGTATCAAAGCCTTTTTGACTAAGTGACCAAGGGTTCGATTTTTGGCAGCTTCTCATTTTTTGGTTTTATTTCAAGACATGGTAATATGGACTTGTGTTGTGCACATTTCAAACCAATAGACATTCTGCGGAATGTGTCAGATATAATATCAATTAACGTTTAACTACCAGTTTAaccttttaattcaattagtttcATTACATAATGAAACCACATCCTTAGTATTAGGGGGAGTAACAAGTATCTTAACATGCTTAGTATAAAATTGACTTGTTCTATGAGTGTTATTTTTTTCATAAGTGTTTCAACAAGTTACACATGGCTTCATCCAGTTCTAGACAATTTTAGTCGCTTTTACTCTGAGGTGAATTTTGGTGTAACTACATTTAAACCTATTTTAATTGGATTTTTATTTCATGaaacattatttttaattttcataataGTTTTAATCAGATGTACATGACTTTTAAACAATTCTATCCAATTTCAGTCACTTTCAAGTGAGCTTGAAGTGGATGAAGATCATGTAAAACTCATTTAAAATATTGGAACGAATGTTCTATTTATTCGTTTTTGTTTATTGTTTCCTTTTTTTAAGTACatggatatatttttttatctcacGAGGAAGaacgaaatgaacaatgatgctTTAAATTGAATATCACAACAATTGGCAGGTGAGTAGATGTTGATGAAGTACCGTTCATAGCCATGCATGAAATTGGCATTAGATATTGAAGATGTGAAATTAGGGTGAAATTGATGTGAGATTGCAATGTTAGCTTTTGAAATTCAAGTGAAACTTTATTaaacaatgttttttttatgtatattaaCTGTTTCAAATTGTTTGAAATGAGTTATAGCCAAATTCATTCACTTTTCCAGAATTTCTAACATGTGAAATTGGGAGAAGTTGATATAATAGATATTAGAATTCATTTAAAAATCGAAGCAATcatgtttatttcttttgagAACAGATGTGCTAAAAAGTgaagagttttttttataacctGAATAATATTTTTGAATGATGTTTTTCTAAACACTTGTGATACATAGATGATACTTTATTAGTATTAGTATGTAAAATTTAAGTGTTATGTCATTGTTGATTGAGATTGATTGTTGTTGTTTTTGTAGTTggaattaaaattcaatttttttttattttgtttgattAATTTGTATATTATCTTTGATTATTTCTTAGAAGTTTTGGAATGTCCAATTGGTTTGGAGTCAGAGTTCCAATAATATCGAAGttatgaatttgtttttttttttaagaaaataccATACATTAAATAGAATCAGAATACAAGGTTTGAACAATGAAATGTACTAGTATGTCACTCCATGAGTCATGACATAGAATATAATGCATTTGCAAGTTAATGAGCAACACTATTCGCAGAATGACTAGAAAAAATGATACTAACATTATTAAACGAATGAATCAATCTAATACAATCATCAAGAACAAAGTCGTTATAAGACCTGAAGACATGTTGTTTTCTTCGATCTAAAAACTTTTGTGATTATTAAAATTgtaatttctttaatttttttatcttttatttataatGTGATTTGTTTGATTTTGTGTTGAATCTTTAGATTCGAAAGCGAAACAAGGTGACAAGGTAGactattgttgaaacacattgaTCGAAGATCATAACGGAGAGATCGACGATAGATTAATGttgtttaaatttattaaaaatttgtaTGAAGTTAAAATTCATATTTGTGAAATTTTTTAGGGTATTTTAAGACTAATACACCCAACGAATCAATTAATACTATGCctacagttttttttttctttccactaATTATCTTTCCTGCAGTACCATGTAAAACGATTTTTTGAATGTATTATTTCCACCTATAACTTAAAATTTCTCTATTTGGGTGAAAACCTTttacggggcgtttggtattctattgggatagagacatggataaaggttgggatagggataaagataaatggtttggataaagataaaaatatgataatcgagaattattattcaatgtttggtacgtgtGATAGGGAtgatgataaaataatacattttactattttaaccttatttaaactacataacattaatttgagggataagatggatttttccatcctattaaaatcgcagtaGCTATCCCGCCTTCTTATACCACCAcctcctgggtataggatttgagggataacttatctcgtatttttttatccatatctcacttcctatatcccttctaacaaataGCCcgttaagaaatttatcaaaagTAGCCCTAGTGCAAGTGCAAGTGGCTTGTAAGTTGAGAAATtaacatttatatatttttacagTAGGTAAGTATATTAGAGAATGCATAGAGTTGAGGAGTATTTATGTATTGGACCTTGGACGACTTTTGAAAAGGCAGGCTCAAAGCTCTCAATGGAGGCGGAGAACGAAATCAGAGAAATAGAAGAGACAAACTCAAACCCCCGCGAATCTGTACAGAATATTTCGAATGCCAAACCAAAACTCAAAACGGTGACGACAAAAGTGCCGGAAGTGGAGATCCGTCTATACCGGCGTGGCAAGGGTCCGATTGACGTTTTCAAGTCTAGCTTGGGAGGATGGGACCAGGACCAGCTTGAGGTTCGAGATATTCTCGAAAAGTATGGCTTTAAATCAATTTACGCTTTCAATCCCAGCTTGGGCCGTGGTGCTCCTATTAGGTTTGCCAGGAACGGCAGGTCTTTGCTTGGCTACAGAGATGGATCTGTAATTCACGTTGATGGCGAACCCACGGTAATTTCACTtcataattttcttttacttttctTTTGATGAGAAAAAGTGGGATTCCATTTGGTTTATGGCAAATTGAAGGAAGATAAATTAGCCGATTTTAAATCTATTGTATAATAATTAGTACTGATGCCAGAATTCGTACTAAAACAgcaaaattattttctttattttgaattCTGCAATAGGTTCTGGTATAGCCTTTGATTACTTTCTTATTGTCCAGAGATTGGTGATGAACATTTTTCCTAAGTTAACTTTCAATTTCAGTGTTAGAAAGACACCCAACTCAACTTTGACATTCTTTGCATAATTTTGTTAATGGGAATCTGCAATTGATAGTCATCCCCAC of the Euphorbia lathyris chromosome 7, ddEupLath1.1, whole genome shotgun sequence genome contains:
- the LOC136201437 gene encoding uncharacterized protein → MHRVEEYLCIGPWTTFEKAGSKLSMEAENEIREIEETNSNPRESVQNISNAKPKLKTVTTKVPEVEIRLYRRGKGPIDVFKSSLGGWDQDQLEVRDILEKYGFKSIYAFNPSLGRGAPIRFARNGRSLLGYRDGSVIHVDGEPTESLIKPVTKILLGVAVITLLITMVLKEPPEWIKKSNIFGGSFPPWILACAVVVFTRMRKRTGDFLKKRGW